The Xiphophorus couchianus chromosome 3, X_couchianus-1.0, whole genome shotgun sequence genome segment aagataaaaaacagcagagagggGCACACACCTTAAGTACAAGACTGTTCTCATCTGTCTTTCCAGAATACGAAAAGcgaacatttttaaactgaacatGTCCTTTGAAATTCTCAGGAGCCAATCTGCCAGGAGGAGGTATTTGAGGTTTCCTATCAAGATATTCAAAAATCTTCTCCGAGGCACCAATTGCTTTTTTTACCTCTGGGTAGTAGCGCATGACAGcctggaagaaaaagagaggaggttaataaaaaactttatgaataaaacaaaatgtttgtcttttcagGGTTTGTGGCTCACCTCAACAGCGGAAGCAAACTGTAGCTCGTAGAGAACAAATGAGACCAGGTCTCCACTGCTAACAGCCCCCCGGGTCACCAGGGTCCCACCATAGTACAAAATACACACCTTCAAGGCCAAAGTGGTCATCTGCAACAACAGAAATGCCAGTTTTCAGAGAATAGTCAGTTGCTTTATTCTTTTGCAATATGACCTTGATCCTGCTAAAATTCACTAAAAAACAGCCATCTTtgaattgtgaaatgaaaacagtaGCTAAAACCTTTGCTACACCCGTTCATATTCTACTGGCGTTCGTGAGTGTTGCCCTACGTGGTGAGTTATATTAATGCTGTAAGCTGTGGGGAGATGAGTTTttgttatctgttctaagcgtGTACTCGGTGAATTTGCTAGAGCCAATTAGCCAAATGCTAGCTGTGTTTTGCTGCACTGTGATATTTGAATGCCGATGTTTATTCAAGTGTTCTAAGAGTAAACTTTGCCTTATAACCGGTTAGTCAAGTCAAGCCTAGCTCCTAAatctatgtttaagtttgtgtttattgaataTTGCAGTACtaagtattgatgttttgtttttactttatttacagtttaaccggCATGTCCTTTAAAAGCACTcggcaataaaattaacaacaagggctatcttatgttctttgtaacaTAGGTCATGGAATATTTTTTCCCTTGGTGGACATATTTATTCCCGTGGCAAAACCAATGAGATTGCCAATGTAAGGTctgagattattttcttttctacattAATTTCAGgagctaatttaaataaatgcttaaagcAGGATAAATATCAGGAATGTACTCACGCTGTTGGCCCAGGTAGAAGCTGCGTAAGCTACGGCCTCCTTTTTGTTGAGAGAATATGTTTCGTCCAGTCGTTGCCTGTACTTCTCTGTCTCTCCGTCCTCGTTGGCAAAACTCCTCACTGTCTTCATGTTGGAGAAGGTCTCGGTGGCCACCTGGTTAGCCTTTGCCAGAGAGTCCTGAACCTTTACAGCAATAGTCTAAAGCATGAAcacaaattaaattagtttacaGAATAGACTTTTGCAGCATATAAACAAATATCATCCAACTTTGATATGTTTAGGAATTTAtcaggtgaaaaaaaagagattctgttttctttgtctgcTGAAGTGAACATAAATGCCCACTGACATtatttactaataaaataaatatgtaattaagtAATATAGTATCATAGTAAATTTATAACAACACATCTGataaagtttacaaaaaataaataaaaaatgctattCCAGTTGGAACGTTTCCTTGCGTGACGTCACCTGGTGGAAATGTCCAGTGAGCTCAGGGATGACCCAGATGATGGGAAGTCCCATACAGGTCAGCAGAGTCATTTTCCACGACTGGCTGACCATGAAGTAGAGCAGGAAACCGAAACGAGCCGTGTACCACATCAAGAGACTCAGCTTCTCGCTCAGTGCTTCGCTCATGTCGTTGGTGTCCGTGGTAATACGGGACACAAGCTCACCTGACATAAAACAGAGGTTACAGTTCAACATGAATGCAAGTTTTCAATTGCCATTATGTTGCATTATTGTTCCCTAATTATCTCAAATGCAACACTGAGACTAATTTGAAATCTGCAaagaatattgtaaaaatagttttatcgACTCAGACATTTGCACATTGAAATTATTCCTACCTGTGGAAGTGGCATCGAAGAAAGCGATCTCCTGCCGGAGAACGGCCTGGAAAACGGCTCCCTGCACTGAGGTGTGAATGAGGCTCATGGTGACGTTATAGGTCAGGTCGCACATAAACTCAAACACAgcactgaaacacacagagaagaGGTTGAAAGCACACAAAATATCACTGAAGCATTTTATAGGTGGAATGACAGTGTAATTCCACATGTACAAAAAattttagtaaaagaaaaataaagacaatcaCATTCATCACATTTTTAGCCTTATAAGTGTTAATTTACGATACGTTATGAGGAGAGTTTGTCTTCTTTCAAACAATGAAAATTCTCTTGTGGTTCTGTGCTAAAAGCCTTTTAAATGGCaggaaaataattgttaataATTGTATTGCAttatgatgagaaaaaaataattggaacacttttttctcattcagttaaaactaaaacttttcaaaaatattttaaactttagaaagtgcaaataaattctaatttttaaaatgaaaaaattaataaaatgaaaataatgtctGAACCATGACTCAAATGAAGATGTTCATATCAAACTGTAATTTTACAGTTAGATATGAATCCACCATCCTTCAGGAGGTATTTTAACAAATCACTTAATTTAACTCCCTTCTCTGACACCTGATTGGCTATTAGTTCTACTATCTTAGCAATAAATAAGCCTGtgcaaagaaatctgaaaataaatccaaCATCTTCCcgctttaaatcaaaatgtaaaaaacatttcacacattACGATTATAGTAATTAAAAATGAGTATGAAGAAAATTTGTGATGACAGATTTGATGCTCTACCTGGCGAAAGTCAACACTGTCATGATTGTGATGGCCTGGGAGAATGCATCGGGTGCTTCTTCATTTATGATCCAGTCTGCCATACGACCAGTGTACTGGGGAATAGCCATCTCGCCTGCgtttaatagttaaaaatattactgtatAAACTTTTGTGCTACACGAAGCTCAACAAAACACtaaacactgatttaaaaaaccCTGAAACAGAGGAGATTTTATAGAATGATGTCGACCAATGTACCGTAAGATGAGAGAACAACTAGAGCCAACACCACAATGAAGCGAGCCGAATACGGCAGCATGTATCCCATAAGCCTCTTCAGAGAGTCTCTACTGTCCGGTCCAggcttcttctccttcttctgtGACGGAGTTCTGGTCATAAAGGACGAGATGTATCGACTCCAGTAGAGCCATGACACCGCTGTAACAGCATAGCCCTGTAACACCTGCAACACAAAATAGTACATCGATTTTCAAGCCTCAGAtatctgaaataatttaaaactaacTGTTTAAAGTAactaaactaattaaaaatcacaatgaCTACAAActaataaatcatttcaaattagTTCAGGTTGGGACTGTGAATTGTTTAGATGATGTTTGTAGTTTAACCATGAATATTTATCATTGTGACATTAAAACACttgaatgataaaaaaatcaGTATCAAAATATTCAGGTCAGGCTTTTGAAAGATTGATGATTGGCTAGGAAGCTGCAATGGGTGCACCTGCTGACctaatctgtcatatttcaaaCAAGTCAATTGGTCCAAATGGTAAACAGAGCAAAATATAAAGGAATAGAATGGAAAACATAGTTTTCACATAAGATTTGAGTACTGTCTTTTAAATTCGTATCCATAATTCATGAAAACACTAAACTGAGGGACAAACTCACCACACAGTTAATGTACATGGCTATAAAATGGTTTGATGATAGCAACCACAgtggttaaattaaataaaaaaggaaaatagttCCTACAACTGCATGATAGTAGAAAATCCTGCAATGGCAGTAATATTATTAAGTAATGCAATGACCAAATCAGTTTCAATATACTGTatgcttattttcttcttttctttctttcttatctGTGCTTTCATCATTCTGAGACCATTAGCATTTTGGGAAATGCTAAAGGTTCCATCAGCATGTAAACACAAATTTATAATACTATTATCCAATAATTATTGCATTGCAAAGAGTCATTTGTGATATGAATATTGAACACAGTGACATTATGATGTTAAAAATTCATAATACATTGTGCATAATAAAGGCTTTCTTGCCTTTTTTACTCAAGAAAGATTTGGAACATCATATTGTTCTCTTtgggaaatgttcaaaaattaaactctttttttatttatatcaatCACCCCATTAATATACATACTGAACAGAAAGCAACAATCAGACCCACTCACCCGTTCCCAGGAGTGCCATCCCCACAGTTCTTCAACAGTGGATTGGCCCAGCTGCCAAAGGAGAGTGATGTACACCGGAAAGTGGAAGCAAAGGACGGCTATGCTTTGAAGTCCCTCAAAGCTTCTCACCCATGGGAGGCCTCCAGGGTAAGTGAAGGCAAGAAAACCCAGGATGAAGGCCCTGGTCAGAGCTCCCCCCCACAAGGTGATGAAAGGttgggggaggaggagaggtgAGAGCTGTGCTAGACGAATGGCGTGCACAGCGCACACGTCCATGCAAATGCAAACCAAGGGGAAGAAGTAGCTCATTTTCTGCATTACGCGTAgatactgcaaaaataaacacagagagagagagagataggcTCAGCTAGAAAACATACACAATAGActcaataagaaaaatattttgattccAATCCTCACCTTGCAGAAATTTCACTTTTATAGACAGTTTCACTCATTTGGGGAAACAATATTGCTTAAGACAAAGTAATAGGACGAATATTAAAGCAGTCAGATATGTCTGTGTGAAGCCTGTGAATTATGAAAGCAAATCAAAATATATCTTTAGTTAAATTTAAATCAGGTGAGTCGCATGATAATAACAAAATTTTTGAGTGTttgagaaacacttttttttcttaactagTGCTGAAGGTGAAAAAAGACTCACACCGGTGGTGAAGAAAAGTCCTCAAAAAACTATGTAgcacatcaaaaacacaaagctgaaGTTAGTTCTGTCTCGTGAAAAATTTGTTTCAACAGAAAActttataattataaaaacaGGCTTCactgaaaaatgcaaatattagtTGGCTACAAAAACAAGATTCGAGGCTTTGGGATCTGGGAAAAGTAAGTGTGTGAAATTGAACTGAAACTTTTATGAGTGATGACAAGAGTGAAGGGAGAAAAGAACTGGTCAAGACCAAACGTATATCAATTTATGTACTATGGTGGTGGGAGTGTTTGATTTGGAGACCTAGTGTTTATTCATCATGGATTCACCAAAATAAACATAGGTAGTCTGTACTCGTATGGTGTGTAAATGGGAAAATCCTCTACAGTTGAAGATGTTTGCAGCAGATGCTTGGCAAAGCATCACCAGAAAAGATGCATGCTTCAATCAATTGTTACATGTAGGGTGTAACAGAGTCCTAAATATGATACAATATAATGTTCACAAGGTGCAAGCAACAGGAGTGCAGACAAAAAGTTTATgttctgttcatgttttatcTGATGAGAGCAACTTCTTACACATGGTAATGACAAAACCTGAAACAGCACTATTACTTTACCATACATTCAACATTGGCTTTCTTCAGGGAACTCTTCCATAAAAGCCAAATTTGGTTAATCTTGTCTTGGCCAAAGATTATTCCACCCAAGATGTAGATCTCTGTAGAGTTACAACAGCTTCTTCATTTAATGTTCTGCTTACCTACCCAGACAGTCTGGTAAGTTTCCAGCCATGCCTAACATTTCAGGTGGACTGAACAATGCAGTGAGATGTTAAAGCTTGGGATATGGTTTTAATACTTTGGACTTCACCACCTTATAGTCTTCTTTACACTGTTTGGTCTCCAATATTCTATAGCAAACCTCTATGACCTCAACAGGTCAGATTAATTTACAAACAGGTGGAATCTTCCTAATTAGGCATCAATTCAAGGCAATTTGTtgctctgtattttatttaggggtgtcgGAGTAAAGGGGGTTCCACTTAATAATTGTACATTAGTTTGTGTCACATGCAATGccaattaaatatataaaagtttgTGAATATGACAATACAAAACAAGAACTCATTTCCGCAGAGAGATGcttttactttcactttgaccaataaaatgttttttttgttttttactttcgTTTTTATCTACATCTATCTACAACACTGTTCAGCTTCAAATGCGGCACCGGTCAGGATGATACGaacaaaacaactcaaactcCCATGATGAATATCATAATTTACTTCAGACAAACCGTAAATATGCAAGCTACGGTGAGTACAGTAGCTAACACTGGTAAGCTAATGTTACTACGCCGAAACCCAGCAGACTTACTTGAATTCCTCTCCACAAGGTAAGTTTGCTGCCTCAGAGACTTGACAGACTCCAATAGTAAACCTGAAGTGTCAAAAATAAAGCTGTAACGCGTCTGACGTGGACAGGCTGTTAGGAACGTGCATGAGCCAAACGGTCTGATAAAGGTGAAACTGAAACCAACTATTTATACCTCTATATCGGAAAGTCCCCTGCAAGTCTGCCAAACAATGAAGCCCATCTAATATGTGTTATTTACAAACTACTGGCTTTAGGAGAATAAGGTGTTCTTTTCAATCCAATAAATACAAGTATACTTTACCTCACTGTTGCAAGACGTTTAGGTTATCGCAAATAGTTCAACAGCGACCCCCTGTGGTAACTTTCTAGAACTCCACTGTAACGTTATCACCAGAGTTGATTTCCTCCTTAACAATGTGTTGGTTCCCCTTCCCTGGTTCGTTGAGGCTTGAAGGCTCCACTACATCTCTGGTGGGTCGCGTACCCCAAAACTCCAGTAAGAGTAAGCAGCACCAATTCAATAACTCTCCAAGAGATGACTCAAGTacgagtaaaaaagtatttctaaacTGATCATAAGActaagatgaagaaaaaattggaaaaacacaattacaaagTAGGAAATTCAAGTAGAAGAAAATGACtcccttttattatttttgaccccCACAAAGCACAACAAGCTCTACAGATAGAAAAGAATGACAAAGCTTGGGTACAACAAAATAAGTCTTGTTTCATCATAAACTttaggtgtgtttgtgtctcatgGACGTTTGgttgaaatgtatttgttcttcattcaatGAATTTATTCGCAGTGGGTAGACTATCCAGAACTTTTACTCAAGTGAGAGTAGCTATACCTTACAGTAATATTACTCAAGAAGATGTAACTACATCAACATAATTAGTTAGTACACACCTTTGCAAAAAGTTGGTGTGAGAACAATGTAATCTGAAATTATTGcttctgtgaaatgtttttatttgctctgttacatttttttttttttttttacatttggtgTTTCTAGCATTTTATACCATACAGACAAGATGGCAAGTTTGAAACTACAGGATGTCCTAAAATTGTCACCTATCTAAGTCACAGcttgctttgcttttcttccaGTCTGgctgtttctgctgtttgtgtcaTCTGGATCCCTAAAACACCTTGATCTTTGACAGCTTCCTTCCTTATTTCCCCTTCTTTCATGTTTGAAGGATGGCAGAAGTAAAGTCATAAATGGTCGTACTATTTTAAGCTCCTTTTCTAGTTACCTATAAATCACCCAATCTGTTGTGTTTGGGTTCAACATACtgtttgttggaaaaataacagaaaagggACATTGTATTATTTCACAATCGGAATTCTTTATTAAACACAGAGGGAAGGGAGTTCATAAGTTCcttacttcttcctactcctttttgagcatgttaagattattttagaacaaaaatatgtattttttgcatTCCTTGCTCATGTCtgtgattttatacttctatcatgttaaaaacagaataaataaaaataaataatttatggttcagaattttccttttttagttattattagAGATTTCGACTAATCTAACAGTGATGTTTTTGGGTTgcaagagaaagaaagaaatctgggGAAAAAGTATGAATGTGGAGAAAATCCAGACTTCATCCTGAAAGACCCCAGGTTGGGATttgaccttcttgctgcaaggcaatagTATGGCCAACTGCACCAACATGCAACCCCAACccatgttttggttttatgaatttgtaaagaaatccaaaagctgaaaaaaaaaattaaagaaatactaACGAAACAGGAGATTTCAGAGAAATGAATGAGCTATCCCTGTTTGGGATGTATGTAATCATACATGTATGTAATCATACATTACAGGAGAAATCAAATTCAAACCTTAGAACTACTACATCTGAATTTATGTGATATAACTAAAGCTTTGTTGCTTAACAAACTCTGATCAagtataaatgaaaaaatgccTCAATGACAAATTATACAGTTTCAAATAAGAGTCTACACATTAGTGGTTCTGttgaaaaaactaacaaaaacaattagTCCTTTTTTTGTCACTGAATCAATGTACTTAAATTAaagattgtatttttaaaaaacattcaaggTGAGATTCAACTAGAGCATTAAACGCTTGATctattttgaggttttaaaactgcattttttctgGGGTGGCAATAAAAGTGGATGGCACAGTAATTCATA includes the following:
- the tap1 gene encoding antigen peptide transporter 1 gives rise to the protein MQKMSYFFPLVCICMDVCAVHAIRLAQLSPLLLPQPFITLWGGALTRAFILGFLAFTYPGGLPWVRSFEGLQSIAVLCFHFPVYITLLWQLGQSTVEELWGWHSWERVLQGYAVTAVSWLYWSRYISSFMTRTPSQKKEKKPGPDSRDSLKRLMGYMLPYSARFIVVLALVVLSSYGEMAIPQYTGRMADWIINEEAPDAFSQAITIMTVLTFASAVFEFMCDLTYNVTMSLIHTSVQGAVFQAVLRQEIAFFDATSTGELVSRITTDTNDMSEALSEKLSLLMWYTARFGFLLYFMVSQSWKMTLLTCMGLPIIWVIPELTGHFHQTIAVKVQDSLAKANQVATETFSNMKTVRSFANEDGETEKYRQRLDETYSLNKKEAVAYAASTWANSMTTLALKVCILYYGGTLVTRGAVSSGDLVSFVLYELQFASAVEAVMRYYPEVKKAIGASEKIFEYLDRKPQIPPPGRLAPENFKGHVQFKNVRFSYSGKTDENSLVLKDVTLEVTPGQITALVGLNRSGKTTCVKLLERFYQPQSGEILLDGKPLKNYKDQYLHEKIAVVSQDCVLFARSVRENIKYGCEGASDKDMYRAAEQASAHKFITGLSKGYDTDAGEKGGQVSGGQKQRIAIARALIRKPKILILDNATSDLDTENEYQVREALSKLAENCSVLMISNKMSVAKTASHIIVLNNGTVEEEGSHNALLEKGGLYSEMVKKQEEGFKRPTDESSGQQ